In a single window of the Nicotiana tomentosiformis chromosome 8, ASM39032v3, whole genome shotgun sequence genome:
- the LOC104107853 gene encoding uroporphyrinogen decarboxylase 1, chloroplastic: MAFSPLTTTSGCSSNYCNLGLSWKSSSSWFVQLGFTSNGSNGVFTKPTKLNSSKVFRACSSSSSSDPLLVKAARRERVSRPPAWMMRQAGRYMAVYRKLAEKHPSFRERSETTDLIVEISLQPWEAFHPDGVIIFSDILTPLPAFGVQFDIEDVRGPVIQSPIRSEEGLKALHSIDLEKLQFVGDSLRILRKEVGEQAAVLGFVGAPWTIATYIVEGGTTRTYTTIKDMCHTAPHVLRALLSHLSKAIAEYIVFQVESGAHCIQIFDSWGGQLPPHMWDCWSKPYIDEIVATIKRKCPQTPLVLYINGNGGLLERMKETGVDVIGLDWTVDMADGRKRLGTDIGIQGNVDPASLFCPLPSLTDEIERVVKSAGTRGHILNLGHGVLVGTPEEAVAHFFDVAKSFNFDKVEDHISEANTVAA; this comes from the exons ATGGCTTTCTCTCCTTTAACAACAACGAG TGGATGTAGTAGTAATTATTGCAATCTTGGACTAAGCTGGAAATCATCTTCAAGCTGGTTTGTGCAATTAGGGTTTACTTCAAATGGGTCAAATGGGGTTTTTACTAAACCCACGAAGCTCAATTCTAGTAAAGTCTTTCGGGCTtgctcctcttcttcttcctctg ATCCACTTTTAGTGAAGGCTGCAAGAAGAGAACGGGTGAGTCGTCCGCCTGCATGGATGATGCGTCAAGCGGGAAGGTATATGGCTGTTTACAGAAAGCTTGCAGAGAAACATCCATCCTTCAGAGAGAGATCAGAGACAACTGATCTCATCGTGGAAATTTCTTTGCAGCCATGGGAAGCTTTTCATCCTGATGGAGTTATCATCTTTTCGGACATACTTACCCCTTTACCCGCATTTGGCGTCCAATTTGACATTGAAGACGTGAGAGGCCCAGTCATTCAGTCTCCCATTCGTTCCGAAGAGGGATTGAAAGCATTGCACTCCATTGACCTGGAGAAACTACAATTTGTGGGAGACTCTCTTAGGATTTTGCGGAAAGAG GTTGGAGAGCAAGCTGCAGTTTTGGGTTTTGTTGGAGCACCTTGGACAATTGCTACCTACATAGTTGAGGGAGGTACAACTCGGACATATACGACAATTAAGGACATGTGCCATACCGCCCCACATGTATTGAGAGCTCTTTTATCTCATTTGTCAAAAGCAATTGCTGAGTATATTGTTTTCCAAGTGGAGTCTGGAGCTCATTGCATCCAGATATTTGATTCATGGGGTGGACAACTCCCACCTCATATGTGGGACTGCTGGTCAAAGCCTTATATTGATGAG ATAGTAGCTACAATTAAAAGAAAGTGCCCACAGACACCACTTGTTCTCTACATTAATGGAAATGGTGGACTTCTTGAGCGGATGAAAGAAACTGGAGTTGATGTAATTGGACTTGACTGGACAGTGGATATGGCAGATGGAAGGAAGCGACTGGGAACTGATATCGGTATACAGGGGAATGTTGATCCCGCTAGCTTATTTTGTCCTCTTCCTTCATTGACAGATGAAATTGAAAG GGTTGTCAAGAGTGCAGGGACCAGGGGTCATATCCTCAATCTTGGCCATGGTGTGCTCGTTGGTACGCCAGAAGAAGCTGTAGCGCACTTCTTTGACGTTGCTAAGAGCTTCAATTTTGACAAGGTTGAGGATCATATATCTGAGGCAAATACAGTTGCAGCTTGA